The Enterobacter mori genomic interval TCGGTGATTGATGTGTTTTATCTTTGTTCGACATTGCACGCTTCTCCTTTATCCATTGCTAAAAACCCTATTAAGGATAGAACAATGTCGTGAGATGGCTCGCGAACTAAGAGTTTTCACATGCCATCGTTAACGAAAGGAGCCGTCTCACCCACTCGGAGCGCGACGGAAGGTAGCAGGATCGGCTATCATAGAATTTTCCTGCTTCAAGAATTTGCTTTAGTGAACCAGTCGCTTATGAAACCTCTTCGTCAACAAAACCGCCAGGTTATTAGCTATGTACCCCGCGTTGAGCCCGCGCCGCCTGACCATGCCCTGAAAGTGGATGGTTTTCGCGATGTCTGGCAGTTACGGGGTAAATACGTGGCCTTTGTGCTGATCGGCGAACATTTTCGCCGCTCTCCCACGTTTACGGTGCCGGAGTCAGCGCAACGGTGGGCGATGCAGATCCGCCAGGATGAAGAGGTTGAAGAATAACAGCCATAAAAAAACCGCCATCATGAAGTGAACCCCGAAAGTTGGACATCCAACGATTAGGGGTTTTGCGTTTCAATGGGCAGAAAAAAATATTCATCTGAATTCAAGCAACAAGTTGTTCTCCACTATCTGAACAGTG includes:
- the cedA gene encoding cell division activator CedA, whose amino-acid sequence is MKPLRQQNRQVISYVPRVEPAPPDHALKVDGFRDVWQLRGKYVAFVLIGEHFRRSPTFTVPESAQRWAMQIRQDEEVEE